In Pantanalinema sp., a single window of DNA contains:
- a CDS encoding DUF1829 domain-containing protein, whose amino-acid sequence MLSEARRLIVSYTDWLKDRTALRDVNGWVEIQTPFLDRHNDRLVIYLKEENGTFWLTDDGYTLDDLRMSGCELKTPKRLALLQTILNGHGVQLLDDALCVQATREDFPHRKHSLVQAMVTVNDLFVLAAGQVQSLFLEDVQAWLEDNDIRYAPSVNFTGKSGFSHHFDFVIPHSKKKPERIVKAINRPARDSAQNLAFAWVDSREVRPPNAELIAFLNDDEHKIPSGVTEALGQYGIRPVPWSKRHSIRDNLVA is encoded by the coding sequence ATGCTCTCGGAGGCCCGACGGCTGATCGTTTCCTACACCGACTGGTTGAAAGACCGGACGGCGTTGCGTGATGTCAACGGGTGGGTGGAGATCCAGACGCCGTTTCTCGATCGGCACAACGATCGCTTGGTAATCTACCTCAAGGAAGAGAACGGCACATTCTGGCTGACCGATGATGGCTACACCCTCGATGATCTTCGCATGTCGGGGTGCGAACTGAAGACCCCCAAGCGTCTCGCCTTGCTTCAGACCATCCTCAACGGCCATGGGGTTCAACTTCTGGACGATGCCCTCTGCGTCCAAGCTACGCGTGAAGACTTTCCCCATCGCAAGCACTCACTGGTTCAGGCCATGGTGACTGTCAACGACCTATTCGTGCTGGCTGCTGGCCAGGTGCAGAGTCTCTTCTTGGAGGACGTGCAGGCGTGGCTTGAAGACAATGACATCCGTTACGCGCCATCCGTGAACTTCACTGGCAAGAGCGGGTTCAGCCACCACTTCGACTTCGTGATCCCTCATTCCAAGAAAAAGCCCGAGAGAATCGTCAAGGCCATCAACCGGCCTGCTCGCGACTCCGCTCAGAACTTGGCTTTTGCCTGGGTCGACTCCCGGGAGGTTCGCCCCCCGAACGCGGAGTTGATCGCATTTCTCAACGACGACGAGCACAAGATTCCCTCGGGCGTCACCGAGGCCCTTGGACAATACGGAATCCGGCCAGTGCCCTGGAGTAAGCGACACAGCATCAGGGATAACTTGGTTGCGTAG